The proteins below are encoded in one region of Sulfitobacter sp. SK012:
- the argC gene encoding N-acetyl-gamma-glutamyl-phosphate reductase: MTYNIAILGASGYTGAELIRLISGHSSMQIKALGGNSKAGQSLASVFPHLRHLDLPDLVKMDEIDWSGIDLCFCALPHKTSQEVISVLPKTLKIVDLSADFRLRDPEEYAKWYGNPHAALEQQAEAVYGLSEFYREDIKAARLVAGTGCNAATGQFALRPLITTGVIDLDEIILDLKCAVSGAGRSLKENLLHAELSEGYHAYAVGGTHRHLGEFDQEFSALAGRPVKVQFTPHLIPANRGVLATVYVKGEAQAIHKALESAYVDEPFIEVLPMGETPSTRHIRGSNFCHIGVVADRIDGRAIVVAALDNLTKGSSGQALQNANLMLGLPETQGLMMAPLFP; encoded by the coding sequence ATGACATATAATATCGCAATTCTAGGCGCTTCAGGATATACTGGCGCTGAGTTGATCCGGCTGATCTCGGGGCACTCTTCGATGCAGATCAAAGCGTTGGGGGGCAATTCTAAAGCGGGACAAAGCTTGGCATCGGTCTTTCCACATCTGCGCCACTTGGACCTGCCAGACCTTGTAAAGATGGATGAAATTGATTGGTCGGGCATTGATCTTTGTTTTTGCGCGCTGCCTCACAAAACCAGCCAAGAGGTGATCTCGGTTCTCCCCAAGACCCTGAAGATTGTTGATTTATCAGCGGATTTTCGGCTTCGCGATCCAGAAGAATACGCCAAATGGTACGGGAACCCACATGCTGCGCTTGAGCAGCAGGCAGAGGCGGTTTACGGCCTCTCCGAATTCTACCGCGAAGATATCAAAGCGGCGCGGTTGGTTGCGGGTACGGGATGCAATGCCGCGACCGGGCAATTTGCGCTACGGCCACTGATAACGACAGGCGTGATTGATCTTGATGAGATCATTCTGGACCTTAAATGCGCTGTCTCGGGTGCTGGACGCAGCCTGAAAGAAAATCTGCTACATGCAGAACTTTCCGAAGGGTATCATGCCTATGCGGTCGGCGGCACACACCGTCACTTGGGAGAGTTTGATCAGGAATTCTCGGCGCTTGCAGGTCGTCCGGTTAAGGTGCAATTCACGCCGCATCTGATCCCGGCAAACCGCGGTGTCCTTGCTACGGTTTACGTGAAGGGCGAGGCACAAGCTATTCATAAGGCTTTGGAAAGCGCTTATGTTGATGAACCGTTTATCGAGGTGTTGCCTATGGGCGAAACACCAAGCACGCGGCATATTCGGGGTTCGAACTTTTGTCATATCGGGGTGGTTGCTGACCGCATTGATGGAAGGGCTATCGTGGTTGCAGCGCTTGATAACCTCACTAAAGGGTCATCCGGTCAGGCGTTGCAAAATGCCAATCTGATGTTAGGTCTTCCAGAGACGCAGGGGCTGATGATGGCCCCACTTTTTCCTTGA
- the ccmE gene encoding cytochrome c maturation protein CcmE: protein MKSLKKQRRIQLIAVAAVALVLSTALIGYGLRDGINFFRAPSQVVDEPPGPGEVFRIGGLVEEGTLVRGDGETIRFAVTDGGASVPVTFTGVLPDLFEENQGMVGTGRYINGVFEATEILAKHDENYMPKEVVDALKAQGVYQEPDS from the coding sequence ATGAAAAGCCTTAAAAAGCAACGCCGCATTCAACTGATCGCCGTCGCGGCGGTGGCCCTTGTGCTGTCGACTGCTTTGATTGGCTATGGGTTGCGCGATGGTATCAATTTCTTTCGCGCGCCGTCGCAAGTTGTAGATGAACCACCGGGCCCGGGAGAAGTGTTTCGCATTGGTGGGTTGGTCGAAGAAGGCACATTGGTCCGCGGCGATGGGGAAACGATCCGCTTTGCTGTGACCGATGGGGGCGCGAGTGTTCCGGTGACGTTTACCGGCGTTTTGCCTGATCTTTTCGAAGAAAATCAAGGCATGGTGGGGACGGGCCGTTACATTAATGGGGTCTTTGAAGCTACTGAAATACTTGCGAAACACGATGAAAATTATATGCCAAAAGAGGTGGTGGACGCCCTCAAGGCACAAGGCGTTTATCAAGAACCTGACAGCTAG
- a CDS encoding cytochrome c-type biogenesis protein: MKHLCLILVLLATPLAAVQPDEVLSDPVLEARARDVSKELRCLVCRNESIDESEASLARDLRILLRERLVAGDTDAEAVDFIVARYGEFVLLNPTLGGANWLLWAAGPLMLLIAGGVGGIYLRARSRAPTLGEDVLSDAEEARLRDILKD, from the coding sequence ATGAAGCATCTTTGTCTGATCTTGGTGCTGCTCGCGACGCCCTTGGCGGCGGTTCAGCCTGATGAAGTCCTCAGTGATCCGGTGCTCGAAGCGCGGGCCCGCGATGTTTCCAAAGAACTGCGATGCCTTGTATGTCGCAACGAGAGCATTGACGAGAGCGAAGCGAGCCTTGCGCGCGATCTGCGGATTTTGCTGCGCGAACGGTTGGTTGCGGGCGACACAGATGCAGAGGCAGTTGATTTCATCGTCGCGCGGTACGGTGAATTTGTACTGCTCAATCCAACGTTGGGTGGCGCGAATTGGCTTCTTTGGGCTGCGGGGCCGCTGATGTTGTTGATCGCAGGCGGTGTTGGGGGCATATACCTGCGCGCACGAAGCCGTGCACCGACGCTGGGTGAGGATGTTTTGTCCGACGCAGAAGAAGCCCGCCTGCGCGATATCCTAAAAGACTGA
- the gltA gene encoding citrate synthase, with translation MAESTKSATLTIDGKTIDLPIFSPSVGPDVIDIRKLYAQAGVFTYDPGFTSTAACDSSITFIDGEEGILLHRGYPIGELASKSHYLEVCYLLLYGELPSPAELEDFEHRVTNHTMLHEQMMNFFRGFRRDAHPMAVMVGVVGAMSAFYHDSTDITDPWQREVASIRLIAKMPTIAAMAYKYTVGQPFVHPRNDLDYASNFLRMCFAVPAEDYVVNPILSRAMDRIFTLHADHEQNASTSTVRLASSSGANPFACIAAGIACLWGPAHGGANQACLEMLKEIGTPDRIPEFIARAKDKNDPFRLMGFGHRVYKNFDPRATVMKESADEVLELLGVENNPILQVAKELERAALEDPYFAEKKLFPNVDFYSGTILEAMGFPTSMFTPIFALARTVGWISQWKEQISDPQLKIGRPRQLYQGATARNYVDIENR, from the coding sequence ATGGCCGAAAGTACAAAATCCGCAACATTGACCATTGATGGCAAAACGATAGATTTGCCGATTTTCTCACCCAGCGTTGGCCCCGATGTGATCGACATCCGCAAGCTTTATGCGCAAGCGGGTGTGTTTACATACGATCCGGGTTTTACCTCAACGGCGGCCTGCGACAGCTCCATCACCTTTATCGATGGCGAAGAAGGTATCTTGCTGCACCGTGGGTATCCCATCGGCGAGCTGGCCTCCAAATCACACTACCTCGAAGTCTGTTATCTGCTGCTTTACGGGGAGCTACCCTCCCCTGCAGAGCTTGAAGATTTTGAACACCGCGTCACCAATCACACCATGCTGCACGAGCAGATGATGAATTTCTTCCGTGGGTTCCGGCGCGACGCGCACCCGATGGCCGTCATGGTTGGCGTTGTGGGCGCTATGTCCGCGTTTTATCACGACAGCACAGACATCACTGACCCGTGGCAGCGCGAAGTTGCCTCTATCCGTCTGATTGCAAAGATGCCCACGATTGCCGCGATGGCCTATAAATATACCGTCGGCCAACCTTTCGTGCACCCGCGCAACGATCTGGATTATGCCTCTAACTTCCTGCGCATGTGTTTTGCCGTGCCTGCCGAAGATTACGTGGTGAACCCGATCCTTAGCCGTGCAATGGACCGCATCTTTACCCTGCATGCGGATCACGAACAAAACGCTTCAACATCAACTGTGCGTTTGGCCTCTTCCTCTGGAGCCAACCCCTTTGCGTGTATTGCAGCCGGTATTGCTTGCCTTTGGGGCCCTGCGCATGGCGGCGCAAACCAAGCCTGCCTTGAGATGCTCAAGGAAATTGGCACACCAGACCGGATCCCAGAATTCATTGCGCGCGCTAAGGATAAAAACGATCCTTTCCGCCTGATGGGCTTTGGCCACCGGGTCTATAAGAACTTTGACCCGCGTGCGACCGTGATGAAAGAGAGCGCTGACGAAGTGCTCGAGCTTTTGGGCGTGGAAAACAACCCGATCCTACAGGTCGCAAAGGAGCTTGAGAGAGCCGCCCTTGAAGATCCGTATTTCGCAGAAAAGAAACTCTTCCCGAATGTCGACTTCTATTCAGGCACCATTCTCGAAGCGATGGGTTTCCCCACATCGATGTTCACACCGATCTTTGCGCTGGCGCGCACGGTGGGTTGGATTTCGCAGTGGAAAGAGCAGATCAGCGACCCACAACTCAAAATCGGCCGGCCCCGTCAGCTTTATCAAGGGGCCACCGCACGCAACTACGTGGACATTGAAAACCGCTAA
- a CDS encoding calcium-binding protein: MILILSLLLPVALIGVVVANHDDDDDDSGESLEGAENADTLEGGQGDDFLDGGAGDDDLVGLAGDDTIFGREGDDIITGEDGADMLCSGDGDDFITGNRGSDTIEGQGGDDFISGDYSADLLRGNEGSDTLVGGRGFDNLGGFSGDDVLFGGIVNALPLDLEEMDALRDGTSTLADLNGGQVDMRDDSLGNILYGGAGDDDLILGSQDMGTGGNGEDTFHVLNEQAGAGVATIMDYDEVDDSVTVIVENDTDVNVTVNNNDGDAIVRVDGTVVARVTGAGGTLSAGDITVLTEATVVQLFEPNAPAAVA; this comes from the coding sequence ATGATTTTAATACTTTCACTTTTATTGCCTGTCGCTCTCATTGGCGTGGTCGTGGCAAACCATGATGACGACGACGACGATTCCGGTGAAAGCCTGGAAGGGGCCGAAAACGCTGATACTCTTGAAGGCGGCCAGGGCGATGACTTTTTGGACGGTGGTGCGGGCGATGATGACCTTGTTGGTCTGGCCGGCGACGATACCATCTTTGGCCGAGAGGGCGACGACATTATCACCGGCGAAGACGGTGCTGACATGCTGTGTTCTGGCGATGGCGATGACTTTATCACCGGTAACCGCGGCAGCGACACCATCGAAGGCCAAGGTGGCGACGACTTCATCTCTGGCGATTACAGTGCTGACCTACTGCGCGGCAACGAAGGCTCCGACACGCTGGTTGGCGGACGCGGCTTTGACAACTTGGGCGGTTTCTCAGGGGATGATGTGCTCTTTGGTGGGATCGTAAACGCTTTGCCCTTGGACCTTGAAGAAATGGACGCGTTGCGCGACGGCACCTCCACGCTGGCAGACCTAAATGGTGGCCAAGTCGACATGCGCGATGACAGCTTGGGTAATATTCTCTACGGCGGCGCTGGCGACGATGACTTGATCTTGGGTAGCCAGGACATGGGTACCGGTGGCAACGGCGAAGACACCTTCCACGTACTGAACGAACAGGCGGGTGCCGGCGTTGCAACTATTATGGATTACGATGAAGTCGACGATAGCGTCACTGTCATCGTAGAGAACGACACCGATGTGAATGTCACTGTTAACAACAATGATGGCGATGCCATTGTGCGTGTTGACGGAACGGTCGTGGCACGGGTTACGGGTGCGGGTGGCACTTTGAGCGCGGGCGATATCACCGTCTTGACCGAAGCGACGGTAGTGCAACTGTTTGAACCAAACGCTCCGGCGGCAGTCGCATAA
- a CDS encoding enoyl-CoA hydratase-related protein: MEYQTLTYDLSNGVAIVTLNRADKMNALSTQMRAEIAHAFTQAGKESRVVVITGAGRAFCSGQDLGDRASSADIDLERTLRDEYAPMLRAIYDCPVPTIAAVNGPAAGAGANLALAADVVFATESAYFLQAFTRIGLIPDAGGTYMLPRQMGMAKAMGAALFADKISARQADDWGMIWEAVADKDFDAHWRAKAAHLASGPTAAFESVKKVIRGSWDNTLDAQLAFEAREQGKCGKSRDFKEGVMAFIEKRPAEFEGR, translated from the coding sequence ATGGAATACCAAACCCTGACCTATGACCTCAGCAACGGCGTGGCGATTGTCACCCTGAATCGTGCTGATAAAATGAACGCCCTTAGCACGCAGATGCGCGCCGAGATTGCCCATGCATTTACGCAAGCTGGCAAAGAATCGCGGGTGGTTGTTATCACCGGGGCAGGGCGGGCTTTTTGTTCGGGCCAAGATTTGGGTGACCGCGCGTCCTCGGCGGACATTGATCTTGAACGGACATTGCGCGACGAATACGCGCCAATGCTGCGCGCCATCTATGACTGCCCTGTCCCAACAATCGCTGCGGTGAATGGACCAGCTGCGGGGGCCGGGGCGAACTTGGCACTGGCCGCAGATGTGGTTTTTGCAACCGAGAGCGCATATTTCCTGCAGGCCTTCACGCGGATTGGCCTTATTCCCGATGCGGGCGGCACCTATATGCTGCCGCGCCAGATGGGCATGGCCAAAGCTATGGGGGCCGCACTTTTTGCCGATAAAATCAGCGCACGTCAGGCCGACGATTGGGGCATGATCTGGGAAGCGGTCGCCGATAAAGATTTTGATGCGCATTGGCGTGCAAAAGCTGCGCATCTTGCCTCGGGTCCAACAGCAGCGTTTGAATCTGTGAAAAAGGTCATACGCGGCAGCTGGGACAATACCCTTGATGCGCAACTGGCATTTGAAGCGCGCGAGCAGGGCAAATGCGGCAAATCACGTGATTTTAAGGAAGGCGTGATGGCCTTTATCGAAAAACGCCCCGCGGAATTCGAGGGGCGCTAA
- a CDS encoding holin-associated N-acetylmuramidase gives MQTIRQITDHIVHREGGYVNDPDDPGGATNFGVTIHTMRRLGLDLNKDGAVTSKDVRLLTRSQAVDIFIKHYFERPLIAELPEALQASVYDMYVNAGANAVKLLQQLLREMKFGVSVDGMLGPQSLGAARAAFEAAPGHMVDAYGIARRNYYFRLAERRSASRKYARSRSGGKGGWIKRAEEFISPQFHLSHDQFKQRTASWG, from the coding sequence ATGCAGACTATCAGACAAATTACAGATCACATCGTCCACCGCGAGGGTGGCTATGTGAATGATCCTGATGATCCAGGTGGGGCAACTAATTTTGGTGTGACCATCCACACGATGCGCAGGCTTGGCCTTGATCTGAACAAGGATGGCGCGGTGACGTCCAAGGACGTGCGATTGCTGACCCGCTCGCAGGCTGTTGATATTTTTATCAAACATTATTTTGAAAGACCGCTGATTGCGGAACTTCCCGAGGCCCTTCAGGCGTCGGTCTATGATATGTATGTGAACGCGGGGGCCAATGCGGTGAAACTCCTGCAGCAGCTGTTGCGTGAGATGAAGTTTGGCGTTTCGGTTGATGGAATGTTGGGGCCACAAAGCCTCGGGGCCGCGCGTGCGGCGTTTGAGGCCGCACCGGGTCATATGGTGGATGCCTACGGCATAGCGCGACGCAACTATTATTTCCGGCTTGCCGAGCGTCGGAGCGCCAGCCGCAAATACGCCCGCAGTCGTTCGGGTGGCAAAGGCGGTTGGATCAAACGGGCGGAAGAGTTCATTTCCCCCCAATTTCACCTATCTCATGACCAATTCAAGCAAAGGACCGCATCATGGGGTTGA
- a CDS encoding glutamate racemase produces MAVGIFDSGLGGLTVWSAVQARLPDVDFVYLADSAHTPYGVRTPDDIYELTCAATQKLFDSGCNLVVLACNTASAAALRRMQESWVPKDKRVLGVFVPLIEAMTERQWGDNSPPREVGVNHVALFATPATVSSRAFQRELAFRAIGVDVEAQACGGVVDAIEEGDMILAEALVRSHVDALKRKMPDPQAAILGCTHYPLMQDIFQAALGADVQVFSQANLVAESLADYLERHPAMIGEGAPGFLTTGDPQRVSSRATQFLRREMSFQAA; encoded by the coding sequence ATGGCTGTAGGTATTTTTGATTCCGGTCTGGGTGGTTTAACCGTATGGAGTGCCGTTCAGGCGCGTCTGCCTGACGTGGATTTTGTGTATCTGGCCGACAGCGCCCATACGCCTTATGGCGTGCGCACGCCGGATGATATCTACGAACTGACCTGTGCTGCGACCCAGAAATTGTTTGATTCAGGCTGCAACTTGGTTGTTCTGGCATGCAACACGGCCTCTGCTGCGGCGTTGCGCCGGATGCAAGAATCTTGGGTGCCGAAGGACAAGCGGGTGCTGGGCGTGTTTGTGCCCCTGATTGAGGCGATGACCGAGCGGCAGTGGGGCGATAATTCACCGCCTCGCGAAGTCGGCGTGAACCACGTGGCGCTATTTGCTACTCCGGCGACGGTATCCAGCAGGGCGTTTCAACGCGAGCTGGCGTTTCGTGCGATTGGGGTGGATGTCGAAGCACAAGCCTGCGGGGGCGTGGTCGATGCGATTGAAGAGGGCGATATGATCTTGGCCGAGGCATTGGTCCGCAGCCATGTGGATGCGCTCAAGCGCAAGATGCCTGATCCTCAGGCCGCGATCCTTGGATGTACGCATTACCCGTTGATGCAGGATATCTTTCAGGCAGCTTTGGGGGCCGATGTGCAAGTGTTCAGCCAAGCCAATCTGGTTGCCGAAAGCCTTGCGGACTATCTGGAACGCCATCCCGCGATGATTGGAGAAGGTGCGCCTGGCTTTCTGACGACCGGTGATCCGCAGCGTGTCAGCAGCCGTGCCACGCAGTTCTTGCGACGAGAGATGTCGTTTCAGGCAGCATAA
- the gltX gene encoding glutamate--tRNA ligase, translating to MTAPVVTRFAPSPTGFLHIGGARTALFNWLFARGHGGKFLLRIEDTDRARSTPEATAAILQGLAWLGLDHDGDIVSQFDNAPRHAAVAQELLSTGAAYKCFASQDEIAAFREAARAEGRSTLYRSPWRDADPATHPDAPFVIRIKAPLTGTTVIRDAVQGDVTIGNDQLDDMVLLRSDGTPVYMLAVVVDDHDMGVTHVIRGDDHLNNAARQMMIYHGMGWDVPVWAHIPLIHGSDGKKLSKRHGALGAQEYQAMGYPAAGMRNYLARLGWSHGDDEFFSDAQAREWFDLDGIRKSPAQFDLKKLENISGQQIAAADDAALRHEAQEYLAAAGQPALTQRQSQGLEAAMYCLKERAKTFPELLEKAEFALVSRPISPDEKASKHLDPVSRGILGELTPHLQTVSWDKETLEQALNEFASSKDTKFGKLAGPLRAALAGRAVTPSVYDMMLVLGRDETIARLSDAAT from the coding sequence ATGACTGCTCCTGTCGTTACCCGTTTCGCTCCATCCCCTACTGGTTTTTTACATATCGGGGGGGCGCGCACTGCGCTGTTCAACTGGCTTTTTGCACGGGGTCATGGCGGCAAGTTTCTGTTGCGCATTGAAGACACGGATCGCGCGCGATCCACCCCCGAGGCAACTGCGGCTATCCTGCAAGGGTTGGCTTGGCTTGGCCTTGATCATGACGGTGACATCGTCAGTCAATTTGACAACGCCCCGCGCCACGCAGCCGTCGCACAGGAGCTGTTGAGCACGGGAGCCGCTTACAAGTGTTTTGCCAGCCAAGATGAAATCGCGGCTTTCCGCGAGGCGGCACGGGCCGAAGGGCGCAGCACTCTCTACCGCTCGCCGTGGCGCGACGCAGATCCAGCCACCCACCCAGACGCGCCATTTGTTATCCGCATCAAAGCACCGCTGACAGGAACAACCGTGATCCGCGATGCTGTTCAAGGCGACGTGACCATTGGCAACGATCAGCTCGATGATATGGTGCTGCTTAGGTCCGATGGCACACCTGTATACATGCTGGCGGTGGTGGTGGACGACCATGATATGGGCGTCACACATGTGATCCGCGGAGATGATCACCTCAACAACGCCGCGCGTCAGATGATGATCTATCACGGTATGGGCTGGGACGTACCCGTCTGGGCGCATATCCCGCTGATCCACGGATCCGATGGTAAGAAACTCAGCAAACGCCACGGCGCACTTGGCGCTCAGGAGTATCAGGCCATGGGCTATCCCGCGGCTGGCATGCGCAACTACCTCGCGCGGTTAGGCTGGAGCCACGGCGATGACGAGTTTTTCAGCGACGCGCAGGCCCGTGAGTGGTTCGATCTGGACGGTATTCGCAAAAGTCCCGCGCAGTTCGACCTCAAAAAACTAGAAAACATTTCAGGCCAGCAGATTGCCGCCGCTGATGACGCTGCACTGCGGCACGAAGCGCAGGAATATCTAGCAGCCGCAGGGCAACCTGCGTTGACCCAACGGCAATCACAAGGTCTTGAAGCTGCGATGTACTGCCTCAAGGAACGCGCCAAAACCTTTCCAGAACTCCTTGAAAAGGCTGAATTTGCGCTGGTCAGCCGCCCAATATCGCCAGATGAAAAGGCCTCAAAACATCTTGATCCGGTATCCCGCGGTATACTGGGAGAATTGACGCCGCATCTGCAAACTGTTAGCTGGGATAAGGAAACGTTAGAGCAGGCTCTGAACGAGTTTGCCTCAAGCAAAGATACCAAATTTGGCAAACTAGCAGGACCGCTACGTGCCGCCCTCGCCGGACGCGCGGTTACACCGTCAGTTTATGACATGATGCTGGTGCTTGGCAGGGATGAGACCATCGCGCGACTTAGCGATGCGGCAACCTGA
- a CDS encoding holin family protein, giving the protein MGLMERIFGIVFGGGRNVVRETAEVFRENAEAGAARGAVVQGQAMAQYGEEFNGTRQGLFDRFMDAVNRLPRPAMALGTLGLFISAMVAPLWFSERMQGIALVPEPLWWLLGVVVSFYFGARHQTKAQDFQRSIVQTMGHVPQVMENIEKIKKLRASSINAADTGTDARLSANAIAPEQNLALDAWRRAE; this is encoded by the coding sequence ATGGGGTTGATGGAGAGGATATTTGGCATCGTCTTTGGCGGCGGTCGTAATGTGGTGCGCGAGACTGCGGAGGTGTTCCGTGAAAACGCCGAAGCAGGGGCCGCACGCGGGGCCGTCGTGCAAGGCCAGGCTATGGCGCAATATGGCGAAGAGTTTAACGGCACGCGCCAAGGTCTGTTTGATCGCTTTATGGATGCTGTGAATCGCCTGCCGCGCCCCGCGATGGCATTGGGCACACTAGGGCTGTTTATCTCTGCCATGGTCGCGCCGTTGTGGTTTTCTGAGCGAATGCAAGGGATTGCGTTGGTTCCTGAACCGCTGTGGTGGTTGCTGGGGGTGGTTGTATCGTTTTATTTCGGCGCGCGGCATCAAACAAAGGCGCAAGACTTCCAACGCTCGATTGTGCAGACCATGGGGCATGTGCCGCAGGTCATGGAAAACATCGAAAAGATAAAAAAGTTGCGGGCGAGCAGCATTAATGCCGCCGATACTGGGACAGACGCGCGGCTATCGGCCAATGCCATCGCACCAGAGCAAAACTTGGCATTGGATGCGTGGCGGCGCGCGGAATAA
- a CDS encoding heme lyase CcmF/NrfE family subunit — MVTELGHFALILAFGVALVQMVVPMIGAARGMPGWMAVAEPAAGVQFVLIAASFLALMWAFITSDFSLTVVVANSHSAKPLLYKISGTWGNHEGSMLLWVLIVSLFGAMAAWFGTALPTSLRARVLGVQAAIGVAFLAFILFTSNPFTRMAVPPFDGQDLNPLLQDPGLAFHPPFLYLGYVGLSMTFSFAVAALIEGRVDAAWGRWVRPWTLAAWIFLTIGIALGSWWAYYELGWGGFWFWDPVENASFMPWLLAAALLHSAIVVEKRESLKSWTILLAILAFGFSLIGTFIVRSGLLTSVHAFANDPERGVFILAIMGFFTGGALLLFALRAGTMEAKGVFGVASRESALILNNVLLAVSCFVVFIGTMWPLLAEMFFDRKLSVGPPFFNLAFTPFMVALGLALPIGSALSWKRASFMRTIRPLRWVFVTALAIGGLVWAMQTGRSLIGPVGMFLAAWVVMGTGVDLAQRTGRGQGRWRRLMRLPRADWGKATAHAGLGITMLGVAGLTAWTVEDIQVARIDQPFDVGAYKLTLREVTEGRGPNYLATTGVLDVSQDGRSLGQLSPEKRFYPVAQMPTTEAAIHQNLARDLYVVIGDEQTGGGWAVRTYIKPLTNWIWIGCGLMALGGLLSLSDRRFRVAAGARKARQVPAE; from the coding sequence ATGGTTACAGAACTCGGACATTTCGCTCTTATCCTCGCATTCGGTGTGGCGCTCGTGCAGATGGTGGTGCCGATGATCGGGGCCGCACGTGGGATGCCGGGCTGGATGGCCGTGGCAGAGCCAGCCGCGGGCGTACAATTTGTTTTGATAGCGGCGTCTTTTTTAGCGTTGATGTGGGCCTTTATAACTTCAGATTTCAGCCTAACGGTTGTTGTTGCAAACAGTCATTCGGCAAAACCGCTGCTCTATAAAATCAGTGGAACATGGGGCAATCACGAAGGATCTATGCTGCTTTGGGTGTTGATCGTTAGCCTTTTCGGGGCAATGGCTGCGTGGTTTGGGACCGCATTGCCGACCAGCCTGCGGGCGCGTGTTCTGGGTGTTCAGGCCGCGATAGGTGTGGCTTTCCTCGCCTTTATTCTTTTCACGTCAAACCCGTTTACGCGCATGGCTGTGCCGCCCTTTGATGGGCAGGATCTTAACCCTCTGCTACAAGATCCCGGCCTCGCATTTCATCCCCCGTTTCTTTACCTCGGTTATGTTGGGCTAAGCATGACGTTCAGCTTTGCGGTGGCGGCCCTGATTGAGGGGCGTGTTGATGCCGCATGGGGTCGCTGGGTGCGGCCTTGGACGTTGGCTGCGTGGATATTCCTGACCATTGGCATCGCACTGGGCTCATGGTGGGCCTACTATGAACTGGGCTGGGGTGGCTTCTGGTTCTGGGACCCGGTCGAGAATGCCAGCTTTATGCCTTGGCTTCTGGCCGCTGCGCTGCTGCATTCGGCTATTGTTGTGGAAAAACGCGAGAGCCTGAAAAGCTGGACCATCCTGCTCGCGATTCTAGCCTTTGGCTTTTCGCTCATCGGGACGTTCATCGTGCGCTCGGGCCTCCTGACGTCGGTGCATGCCTTTGCAAATGATCCTGAACGTGGTGTGTTCATCCTTGCGATTATGGGGTTCTTCACAGGAGGGGCGCTGCTGCTCTTTGCCTTGAGGGCAGGCACGATGGAAGCGAAGGGCGTGTTTGGCGTTGCCAGCCGCGAATCCGCGCTGATCCTGAATAACGTTTTGTTGGCGGTTTCCTGCTTTGTTGTGTTCATCGGTACAATGTGGCCGCTGCTGGCAGAGATGTTCTTTGATCGCAAACTCAGCGTTGGGCCTCCTTTCTTTAATTTGGCATTCACCCCCTTTATGGTGGCGCTTGGACTGGCCTTACCGATTGGGTCCGCGCTGTCGTGGAAGCGCGCGTCCTTCATGCGCACCATTCGGCCGTTGCGCTGGGTGTTTGTCACCGCACTTGCGATCGGTGGCCTTGTTTGGGCGATGCAGACCGGGCGGAGCCTGATTGGACCGGTGGGCATGTTCCTCGCGGCGTGGGTTGTGATGGGCACCGGCGTCGATCTTGCGCAGCGCACTGGGCGTGGGCAGGGCCGGTGGCGGCGCCTAATGCGGTTGCCGCGTGCGGATTGGGGCAAGGCCACGGCACATGCAGGCCTTGGTATTACGATGCTTGGTGTTGCGGGACTGACGGCTTGGACGGTCGAGGACATTCAGGTGGCGCGTATTGATCAACCCTTTGATGTTGGGGCCTACAAGTTAACCCTGCGTGAGGTGACCGAGGGGCGCGGGCCGAATTATTTGGCCACGACTGGTGTTCTGGATGTCAGCCAAGATGGCCGCTCCTTGGGGCAGCTATCGCCAGAGAAACGCTTTTACCCCGTCGCGCAGATGCCAACGACCGAAGCTGCGATCCATCAGAACCTCGCGCGCGATCTTTATGTTGTGATCGGTGATGAACAGACCGGTGGCGGCTGGGCCGTGCGGACCTATATCAAGCCGCTGACCAACTGGATTTGGATCGGCTGTGGATTGATGGCTCTGGGTGGGTTGCTCAGCCTGTCAGACCGGCGTTTCCGGGTTGCCGCAGGTGCCCGAAAAGCCAGACAGGTTCCAGCCGAATGA